In Pseudomonas fluorescens, a genomic segment contains:
- a CDS encoding NmrA family NAD(P)-binding protein: MYAITGITGKVGGALARALLENKQPVRAVMRDAHKAESWEAFGCEIAIAEMDDAAALTRAFEGAQGVFILPPSDFDPEPHFPEAKAVIAAVSEAIATAQPQRVVCLSTIGAQAVNTNLLTQRTLMEQALSKLDVPVTFLRPGWFMENALWDVATARDEGVIHSFLQPLDKTVPMIATADVGRTAAALIQQSWHGQRIVELEGQHVSPEDIAATFSLILGRSVQAQAVPRETWDNLFRAQGMQHPLARIRMLDGFNEGWISFEGGNIERIQGSVSLVAVLTQLVNLGT; this comes from the coding sequence ATGTACGCAATCACTGGAATCACCGGCAAGGTCGGCGGCGCACTTGCCCGTGCTCTGCTGGAAAACAAGCAACCCGTTCGCGCCGTGATGCGCGACGCTCACAAAGCTGAATCGTGGGAAGCGTTCGGTTGCGAGATCGCCATTGCAGAAATGGACGACGCCGCCGCACTGACGCGGGCATTTGAAGGCGCCCAAGGTGTGTTCATCCTGCCACCGTCGGATTTTGATCCCGAACCGCACTTCCCCGAGGCCAAAGCGGTGATTGCGGCAGTGAGCGAGGCCATCGCAACGGCACAGCCACAGCGAGTCGTCTGTCTTTCGACCATCGGTGCCCAAGCCGTGAACACCAACCTGCTAACCCAACGCACGCTCATGGAACAAGCCCTTAGCAAGCTTGATGTTCCCGTGACGTTCCTGCGCCCTGGTTGGTTCATGGAGAATGCCTTGTGGGACGTGGCCACGGCACGAGATGAGGGGGTGATCCACAGCTTCCTGCAACCACTCGATAAAACAGTGCCCATGATCGCAACAGCGGACGTCGGCCGGACGGCCGCTGCACTCATCCAGCAATCCTGGCACGGCCAGCGCATTGTCGAACTGGAGGGGCAGCACGTGAGCCCTGAAGACATTGCCGCTACATTCAGCCTGATACTGGGCCGTTCTGTTCAAGCTCAGGCAGTGCCGAGAGAGACTTGGGACAACCTCTTTCGCGCACAAGGGATGCAGCACCCGCTGGCTCGAATCCGCATGCTCGATGGTTTCAATGAGGGGTGGATCTCGTTTGAGGGCGGCAATATCGAACGAATTCAGGGCAGTGTTTCGCTAGTTGCCGTGTTGACCCAGCTGGTGAACCTTGGCACTTGA
- a CDS encoding LysR family transcriptional regulator, whose product MATDRLGDMRLFVEAAALGSLSAAGRKLALSPAAASARLIKLEAALRTKLFDRTTRQLRLTEEGRFYLQQCWVALRAIDEAEAGLQASQTEVRGKVRISASADFGRNLLNDWLEAFSSLHPELYIALTLSDSVSNLVQDDVDLAIRFGQPHESSMIARQLAPNWRVLCASPDYLARYGEPQTPADLVDHKFIVLVTSAGPLNTFHFVVDGQEWNHTVPMSQAWETNDGALARAWALAGHGIARKTIWDAAADIRAGRLKVLLPDFCVREAGVYALLHGSRYRVPRVRVLLDFLIEHFDRATHELLFDLKAPDARRS is encoded by the coding sequence ATGGCCACTGACCGATTGGGTGATATGCGTTTGTTTGTCGAGGCGGCGGCACTCGGCAGCTTGTCTGCCGCAGGACGCAAGCTGGCGCTGTCGCCAGCCGCGGCCAGCGCGCGTCTTATCAAGCTTGAGGCGGCGCTGCGCACCAAGTTGTTTGATCGCACAACGCGTCAGTTGCGCCTCACGGAAGAAGGTCGGTTTTATTTGCAACAGTGCTGGGTTGCATTGCGGGCTATCGATGAAGCGGAAGCGGGGCTTCAAGCCAGTCAAACAGAGGTGCGTGGCAAGGTACGGATATCCGCGTCTGCCGATTTTGGCCGCAATCTTTTGAATGACTGGCTTGAGGCATTCAGTTCATTGCACCCAGAACTGTACATCGCGCTGACGTTGTCGGATTCGGTGTCGAACCTGGTGCAGGACGATGTCGATCTGGCAATCCGGTTTGGACAGCCCCATGAAAGCTCGATGATCGCCAGGCAGTTGGCGCCCAACTGGCGAGTACTGTGCGCTTCGCCTGACTATCTGGCGCGCTACGGTGAACCCCAGACCCCTGCTGACTTGGTTGACCACAAGTTCATCGTGCTGGTGACTTCCGCAGGCCCATTGAACACCTTTCACTTTGTGGTGGACGGGCAAGAATGGAACCACACCGTACCCATGAGCCAGGCATGGGAAACAAATGATGGCGCACTCGCGCGCGCATGGGCATTGGCCGGGCATGGCATCGCACGTAAGACCATTTGGGATGCCGCAGCCGATATCCGTGCGGGACGACTGAAAGTCCTGTTGCCTGACTTTTGTGTCCGAGAGGCCGGCGTCTACGCGTTATTGCACGGCAGTCGTTACCGGGTTCCCCGCGTGCGTGTATTGCTGGATTTCCTTATCGAGCATTTTGATCGCGCAACCCATGAGCTGTTGTTCGACCTTAAAGCACCTGATGCCAGGAGGTCGTAA
- a CDS encoding MFS transporter, producing MTGKSHFENGSFTTSGNTEYLTTGRLPLGALLALTMGSFIATANETVPAGLLPQIAEAFGVSQAWAGQMVTLCALGSGLAAIPLTLALQGWRRRWVLLLAVGVFCACNAVTALSPWFSLTLAARFMVGIATGLAWSLLAGYARRLVIPQLHGRAMALAMLGIPLALALGVPLGAWLGKLLGWRCVFGTLSGLSLLLMAWIYLKVPDYPGQRSDQRLPLRKVLQTPGVRPVLAVVMLWILAHYTLYTYIAAFLASVGLADQVDRGLLLFGMAALFGLWMIGTLIDGRLRSLVLLSLTAFTLVAFTLGLGGLPASAIYISIVLWGMSFGGAPTLLQTALADVAGDGADIAQSMLVTVFNLAFAGSGVIGGVLLETWGASAIPWVTLALLLPGLLIVSIAKRHAFRR from the coding sequence ATGACCGGCAAATCACACTTTGAAAATGGCTCTTTCACGACTTCAGGTAATACCGAATACCTCACTACCGGGCGTCTCCCACTGGGGGCCCTGTTGGCGCTGACAATGGGTAGCTTTATCGCCACCGCCAACGAAACGGTACCAGCAGGACTGTTGCCGCAAATCGCCGAGGCATTTGGTGTGTCGCAAGCGTGGGCCGGTCAGATGGTGACACTCTGTGCACTGGGCTCAGGGTTGGCGGCTATTCCCTTGACGCTCGCGTTGCAGGGTTGGCGTCGGCGCTGGGTGCTATTACTGGCCGTCGGGGTGTTTTGCGCCTGTAATGCGGTGACCGCCCTGTCGCCCTGGTTTTCATTGACGCTGGCTGCTCGCTTCATGGTGGGTATTGCAACCGGTCTGGCCTGGAGCCTGCTGGCCGGCTACGCCAGACGGTTGGTTATCCCACAACTGCACGGTCGCGCTATGGCGCTGGCCATGCTCGGCATCCCTTTGGCTCTTGCCCTGGGCGTACCGCTGGGTGCCTGGCTCGGCAAACTGCTGGGATGGCGTTGCGTATTCGGCACGCTCTCAGGACTCAGCCTTTTGCTGATGGCCTGGATATATCTGAAAGTGCCTGATTATCCCGGACAACGCTCCGATCAACGCCTGCCGCTACGCAAGGTCTTGCAAACCCCGGGCGTGCGGCCCGTGCTGGCGGTGGTCATGCTCTGGATCCTGGCCCATTACACCCTCTATACCTATATTGCTGCGTTCCTGGCTTCTGTTGGATTGGCCGATCAGGTAGATCGGGGCCTCCTTTTATTCGGTATGGCAGCCTTGTTCGGTCTATGGATGATCGGCACGCTGATTGATGGCAGGCTTCGGAGCCTGGTATTGCTCAGCCTGACAGCATTCACCCTGGTTGCGTTTACCCTTGGGTTGGGTGGCCTGCCCGCGAGTGCGATCTATATCAGCATCGTCTTATGGGGGATGAGCTTCGGTGGTGCGCCAACCTTATTGCAAACTGCCTTGGCCGATGTTGCCGGTGACGGCGCGGATATTGCGCAATCAATGCTGGTCACCGTCTTTAACCTGGCGTTTGCAGGCAGTGGTGTGATCGGCGGCGTTCTCTTGGAAACCTGGGGAGCAAGCGCTATTCCCTGGGTAACGTTGGCGTTGCTGCTGCCGGGGCTGCTGATTGTCTCGATAGCCAAGAGGCATGCTTTCAGGCGTTAA
- a CDS encoding AAA family ATPase — protein sequence MLEKILVRNVSSYSPDAAVSIAPLKRVNLFYGQNGTGKTTIGNFLQSPGQACYNVCGVEPVKVGREVLVYNHVFMEKNFHEASSQPGVFTLNEGNIEAEAALAAAEASIVELMIAHDVEMEKGVNCKKAQDAAHEGLLDSVWKPKREFDGTALAYCFRSLNTRERLLDAVRRVPLVATTDTAQGMLGEAAALSETNDQEVPNIAPISFQAHKLEVDPMLQEVITGSSNSYLSAFIQQLGNSDWVKHALRYRAEAEDKCPLCQQPLPQDFYAEIHKVFDKTYEERLGALRQLEYQYRGAMDQLLQRCEAPGYKLQAIRLHITRLHAVFEKNLQAIGEKIASPSLVTKLESTEALVAELNREIAAEQLKIDAINERIRNRKQHEDNIKERFWRWYRASCNAAFQVFEKVDKAQGRQRQTAKDEVQSLRERIQELRGVVTQSRAAITNIDQSVENINNWLRVLGLKGFMLIREEGSVPQYRLERPGQTEGVFRTLSEGEKTLISFLYFLEVCNGEMDTASGMLKRDRIIVIDDPISSLSHNYVYDIASLIRRQVLIPRDRFKQVIILTHNLFFFHEMAKLLKEDGEKAVAMFRITKSEYSSVVPMAEREIQNDYQAFWQTIKDALQGRTSPNVMPNMMRNILEYYFSFVHQAPTLRQALMELSEDKPEFRAFYRYINRESHTDSVNLTDFGEIDPATFIDRFKDVFVKTKFEAHFDKMMS from the coding sequence ATGCTCGAAAAAATTCTGGTCCGTAACGTCTCCAGCTACTCGCCTGACGCTGCGGTGTCCATTGCCCCGCTCAAGCGCGTGAACTTGTTCTACGGCCAGAATGGTACGGGCAAAACCACCATCGGCAACTTCCTCCAGTCTCCTGGTCAGGCCTGCTATAACGTTTGTGGTGTGGAACCGGTGAAGGTTGGCCGGGAGGTACTGGTTTACAACCATGTGTTCATGGAGAAGAACTTCCATGAAGCCTCTTCTCAGCCGGGAGTTTTCACTCTCAATGAGGGCAACATTGAGGCTGAGGCCGCCTTGGCAGCAGCAGAGGCGTCAATCGTTGAGCTGATGATCGCCCACGATGTTGAGATGGAGAAGGGCGTTAATTGCAAGAAGGCCCAGGACGCCGCTCATGAAGGGCTCCTGGACAGTGTCTGGAAGCCCAAGCGGGAGTTCGATGGCACCGCTCTGGCTTACTGCTTCAGGTCGCTCAACACCAGAGAACGGCTGCTGGACGCTGTCCGGCGGGTTCCGCTTGTGGCTACCACCGATACCGCCCAGGGAATGCTAGGGGAAGCGGCAGCGCTTAGTGAGACTAACGATCAGGAAGTGCCAAACATCGCGCCCATTTCTTTCCAGGCGCATAAGCTGGAAGTTGATCCGATGCTGCAGGAGGTCATCACCGGATCGAGCAACTCCTACCTTTCTGCGTTTATTCAGCAGTTGGGAAACTCGGACTGGGTTAAACACGCACTCCGGTATCGGGCTGAGGCGGAAGACAAATGCCCGCTATGTCAGCAACCTTTGCCGCAAGATTTCTACGCTGAGATCCATAAGGTCTTCGACAAGACCTATGAGGAGCGCCTGGGTGCGCTCAGGCAACTCGAATATCAGTACCGGGGTGCGATGGATCAGCTTCTGCAACGATGCGAGGCCCCTGGTTATAAGCTTCAAGCCATTAGGCTGCATATCACTCGCCTACACGCGGTGTTCGAGAAGAACCTGCAAGCCATTGGCGAGAAGATCGCCAGTCCATCTCTTGTCACTAAGCTGGAATCCACTGAAGCACTGGTTGCTGAGTTGAACCGCGAGATCGCGGCTGAACAGCTGAAAATCGACGCTATCAATGAGCGCATCAGGAACAGAAAACAGCATGAAGATAATATCAAGGAACGCTTCTGGCGATGGTACAGAGCTTCCTGCAATGCAGCTTTCCAGGTATTCGAGAAGGTCGACAAGGCGCAAGGCCGTCAGCGCCAGACCGCCAAAGATGAGGTTCAGTCGCTTCGGGAGCGAATTCAAGAGCTGCGCGGGGTTGTTACTCAGTCCAGAGCTGCCATTACGAACATCGATCAGTCGGTCGAGAACATCAACAATTGGCTGCGGGTGCTGGGGCTGAAGGGGTTTATGCTGATCAGGGAGGAGGGCTCGGTACCCCAGTATCGTCTTGAGCGCCCGGGCCAGACCGAAGGGGTGTTCAGAACGCTGAGCGAGGGTGAGAAAACACTGATCTCGTTCCTCTACTTCCTTGAGGTTTGCAATGGCGAGATGGACACCGCGAGTGGAATGCTCAAGCGTGATCGGATCATCGTCATCGACGATCCGATATCGAGCCTTTCCCATAACTATGTATACGATATCGCTTCGCTGATCAGACGCCAGGTGCTCATCCCAAGAGATCGGTTCAAGCAGGTGATCATCCTGACGCACAACCTGTTTTTCTTCCACGAGATGGCCAAGCTGTTGAAGGAGGATGGGGAAAAAGCCGTTGCTATGTTCCGGATCACCAAGTCTGAATACAGCTCCGTCGTGCCCATGGCGGAACGGGAAATCCAGAACGACTACCAAGCCTTCTGGCAGACCATCAAGGATGCATTGCAAGGCAGAACGTCTCCTAATGTGATGCCGAACATGATGCGCAACATTCTGGAGTACTACTTTAGCTTTGTGCACCAGGCGCCCACCCTGCGCCAAGCGTTGATGGAGCTCAGTGAGGACAAGCCGGAGTTCAGGGCGTTTTACCGTTATATCAATCGCGAGTCACACACTGACTCGGTTAACCTCACTGACTTTGGCGAGATTGATCCGGCGACCTTCATAGATCGGTTCAAGGATGTGTTCGTCAAAACGAAATTCGAAGCCCACTTCGACAAGATGATGTCGTAA
- a CDS encoding class I SAM-dependent methyltransferase: protein MKSPINSVEKFDHVRASEYGRQSRIALAGYDACQDLVACMLAASLGNRRSAKILVVGAGGTAQEIIAMARLEPGWRFTAVDPSESMLETAKQQLAVNNMLERTDVHLGHVEDLVADESYDAATLIGVLHHLDGDDAKGDILRSIRARLKPGAPLIVAGNQYAYASQPLLLAAWGQRWRQHGASPDEVKVKLGKILQGADPPHSEAAVQKLLHDAGFGDATRFFSSLFWGAWLTCRTV from the coding sequence TTGAAATCACCCATTAACTCAGTTGAAAAGTTTGATCATGTTCGGGCTAGTGAATACGGACGACAGAGCCGTATCGCGCTGGCAGGTTATGACGCCTGTCAGGACCTGGTGGCGTGCATGCTCGCGGCAAGCCTTGGAAATAGGCGCTCGGCAAAAATACTGGTAGTCGGCGCTGGCGGTACGGCGCAGGAGATCATCGCGATGGCCAGGCTTGAGCCAGGCTGGCGCTTCACCGCCGTTGATCCATCTGAATCGATGCTGGAAACCGCGAAACAGCAGTTAGCCGTCAACAACATGCTTGAAAGAACGGACGTGCACCTTGGGCACGTTGAAGACTTGGTCGCAGATGAGTCCTACGACGCAGCCACGTTGATCGGTGTACTCCATCATCTCGATGGGGATGATGCCAAGGGAGACATTCTGCGATCCATTCGGGCTCGCCTGAAACCGGGGGCTCCGCTGATTGTCGCCGGCAATCAATATGCCTATGCCAGCCAGCCGTTGCTCCTCGCCGCCTGGGGGCAACGTTGGCGGCAGCACGGAGCCAGTCCGGATGAAGTGAAAGTCAAACTTGGGAAAATTCTTCAAGGCGCTGACCCTCCACATTCTGAGGCGGCTGTTCAGAAGCTTTTGCATGATGCGGGTTTTGGGGACGCTACCCGTTTTTTCAGCAGTCTTTTCTGGGGGGCCTGGTTAACGTGTAGAACGGTCTGA
- a CDS encoding TonB-dependent siderophore receptor: MFIIATVGKSRWPIDRRAEPAGHPHLDGSYKGAIRSAPRTVLGSAVAAAVLISAQGAFAAEPRQIQTRAGGTSQDEIALPAITITGPMDTATTEGTGSYTTGQTSAATHLPLSLRETPQSVTVITRQRMDDQQLNSVQGVLENTTGVSSYQSDSERTSFYSRGFLINNVQYDGIPTVLGNIVNGSGIGSIDTSFYDRIEVVRGGSGLLTGTGNPSAAINLVRKRPTREFSASASLGAGSWDTHREMADVSTPLTEDGRIRARMVGTSQEGNSYIDGYKPQRKAFYGIIEADLTPDTTVSLGYDYQDITPKGSTWGGLPLWFSDGTQAEYSRSKNYAQNWSHWDNTLKTAFAEIEHRFDNGWNLRAVANQYRTEFDAELLGLVGRPDRATGLGSFPNGALPVALASEGRSRQNTFDVMASGPFELLGRQHDLVVGATSSRRTASQEDIAPFYPGFTPVNVYELSPAYPRPNFDAMASIPTRTRIKQSGVYSAARFSLAEPLKLIVGGRFSNYEIDDVVGGSSLHYKKSSEFTPYAGLVYDIDKTYSAYVSYTGIFNPQTDYRDSKGNVLTPSKGKTKEIGLKGAYMDGRLNASVALFHTELDNAAQMVAGTYTPGGAQAYIGADGTKSRGIELDLQGEMARGWNIYAGIAHFTAQDGNGVRLNSQIPRTTAQLFSTYQLPGGWSKLTLGAGVKWQSRFYQAPNTGTSSLGGEQGSYALVSLLGRYAITKKITAAVNVNNVFDKKYALQKGDFDTVGYGAPRNLMVTLDYRY; this comes from the coding sequence ATGTTCATCATTGCAACTGTTGGGAAGTCCCGTTGGCCAATTGATAGGCGCGCAGAGCCCGCTGGCCATCCTCATCTGGATGGTTCGTACAAGGGCGCAATCAGGAGCGCGCCCCGCACCGTGCTGGGCTCGGCAGTTGCGGCGGCAGTTCTCATTAGCGCGCAGGGCGCATTTGCCGCCGAGCCACGGCAGATTCAAACCAGGGCAGGGGGGACGTCTCAAGACGAGATAGCCTTGCCGGCCATCACCATAACGGGCCCCATGGATACGGCGACCACCGAAGGTACTGGCTCCTACACCACGGGCCAGACGTCGGCGGCGACGCACCTGCCGCTGTCGCTGCGGGAAACACCGCAGTCGGTGACGGTGATCACCCGCCAGCGCATGGACGACCAGCAATTGAATTCGGTTCAGGGCGTGCTGGAGAACACCACGGGCGTCTCTTCATACCAGTCCGACAGCGAGCGGACGAGTTTCTACTCGCGTGGTTTCTTGATCAACAACGTCCAGTACGACGGCATACCCACCGTCCTCGGCAACATCGTCAATGGAAGCGGCATCGGTTCTATCGATACCTCGTTCTATGATCGTATCGAGGTAGTGCGGGGCGGCTCCGGATTGCTGACCGGCACCGGCAATCCCTCGGCCGCCATCAACCTGGTGCGCAAACGACCGACCCGTGAATTCTCGGCGTCCGCCTCGCTTGGAGCGGGGAGCTGGGATACCCATCGGGAAATGGCCGACGTATCGACTCCGTTGACCGAGGATGGCCGTATCCGCGCCCGCATGGTCGGGACGTCCCAGGAAGGAAACTCGTACATCGATGGGTACAAGCCACAGAGGAAGGCGTTCTACGGCATCATCGAGGCAGATCTGACACCCGATACGACGGTGAGCCTGGGCTATGACTACCAGGACATCACGCCGAAGGGCTCGACCTGGGGTGGTTTACCGCTATGGTTCAGCGACGGCACGCAGGCGGAGTATTCACGCTCCAAAAACTACGCGCAGAACTGGAGCCATTGGGACAACACCCTTAAGACGGCGTTTGCCGAGATCGAGCACCGCTTTGACAACGGCTGGAATCTCCGGGCCGTCGCTAATCAATACCGCACGGAATTCGATGCCGAACTGCTCGGCCTGGTCGGCCGCCCCGATCGCGCCACGGGACTGGGCTCCTTTCCCAACGGGGCTCTTCCGGTGGCACTGGCGTCCGAAGGTCGCAGCCGTCAAAACACCTTCGACGTGATGGCGAGCGGCCCCTTCGAACTGCTTGGCCGCCAGCATGACCTGGTGGTGGGGGCGACGAGTTCGCGCCGCACCGCCAGCCAGGAGGATATCGCTCCGTTTTATCCAGGCTTTACGCCGGTCAATGTCTATGAACTGAGCCCAGCCTATCCCCGCCCCAACTTCGATGCCATGGCTTCGATACCGACCCGCACTCGAATCAAGCAGAGTGGTGTCTATAGCGCAGCCCGGTTCTCGCTGGCCGAGCCTCTGAAACTCATTGTCGGCGGCCGCTTCAGCAACTACGAAATCGACGATGTCGTCGGTGGCTCGTCGTTGCACTACAAGAAGAGCAGTGAATTCACCCCGTATGCCGGCTTGGTTTACGACATCGACAAGACCTATTCAGCCTACGTGAGCTACACGGGCATATTCAATCCGCAAACCGACTATCGCGACAGCAAGGGCAACGTGCTCACGCCGTCAAAGGGAAAAACCAAGGAAATCGGCCTTAAAGGCGCCTACATGGACGGGCGTCTGAATGCGTCGGTAGCCTTGTTCCATACCGAGCTGGATAACGCTGCACAGATGGTCGCAGGTACCTATACACCAGGTGGTGCGCAAGCCTACATAGGCGCGGATGGGACGAAGTCGCGCGGGATCGAGTTGGACTTGCAGGGCGAGATGGCGCGTGGTTGGAACATCTATGCGGGTATCGCCCATTTCACTGCGCAAGATGGCAATGGCGTCCGCTTGAATTCACAAATACCGCGCACCACGGCCCAGCTCTTCAGCACCTACCAATTGCCCGGAGGGTGGAGCAAGTTGACGCTAGGCGCAGGCGTCAAATGGCAAAGCCGCTTCTACCAGGCACCCAACACCGGCACCAGTTCGCTGGGCGGGGAACAGGGTTCATATGCCCTGGTATCACTTTTAGGGCGCTACGCCATCACGAAGAAGATCACCGCGGCAGTCAACGTCAACAACGTGTTCGATAAGAAGTACGCGTTGCAGAAGGGCGATTTTGACACCGTAGGTTACGGCGCACCGCGCAACTTGATGGTGACGCTGGACTATAGGTATTGA
- a CDS encoding AraC family transcriptional regulator, whose translation MSSIAITDLTVPWDVDSISRPVVALSATSVTKDWENARHQHRKAQLIYSLRGILNCEIEDGVWIVPPQCAIWIPGDLPHAARGAGETECYCLFVEPDAAPDLPKTCCTISVSPLLRELLLKVAGFPELYAQGGREDRLIAALLDELVAAPVEDLHLPMPRDSRLRRLVEMMLADPTDKTSKADWATRIGMSERSMSRLLLHEIGMSFGRWRRQLHVILALQRLTKGESVQTVAIELGYENASGFVTMFRKAVGKPPARYLSDRIGGAELASVPGIMLPNEISP comes from the coding sequence ATGTCTAGCATTGCGATCACCGATCTAACTGTGCCTTGGGACGTCGACAGCATTTCGCGCCCCGTCGTGGCCTTGAGTGCCACATCGGTAACAAAGGACTGGGAAAATGCGAGGCATCAGCACCGCAAGGCGCAGCTGATCTATTCCCTACGCGGCATCCTCAACTGCGAAATTGAAGACGGTGTCTGGATCGTGCCGCCGCAGTGCGCCATATGGATACCGGGAGACTTGCCTCACGCGGCGCGGGGGGCGGGTGAAACGGAATGCTATTGCCTGTTCGTTGAGCCAGACGCAGCACCGGACCTTCCGAAAACCTGTTGCACGATTTCGGTATCGCCATTGCTACGTGAGTTGCTACTGAAGGTGGCCGGTTTTCCTGAGTTATATGCGCAGGGGGGGCGAGAAGACCGGTTAATTGCCGCATTGCTCGATGAGTTGGTGGCGGCCCCCGTGGAAGACTTGCATCTGCCCATGCCGCGTGATTCCCGATTACGCCGCCTCGTGGAAATGATGCTGGCCGACCCCACGGACAAGACGTCGAAGGCCGACTGGGCTACTCGAATTGGTATGAGCGAGCGAAGCATGAGCCGTCTTTTGCTGCATGAAATTGGAATGAGCTTTGGGCGCTGGCGTCGGCAACTGCATGTGATCCTTGCGCTTCAACGTTTGACCAAGGGTGAAAGCGTGCAAACGGTGGCAATAGAGCTGGGGTACGAAAACGCCAGCGGGTTCGTAACCATGTTCCGCAAGGCCGTGGGCAAACCTCCGGCACGATACCTATCGGATCGCATCGGCGGCGCAGAGCTCGCTTCCGTGCCCGGCATCATGCTCCCCAATGAAATCTCTCCCTGA
- a CDS encoding diguanylate cyclase, with protein sequence MSIRQNALKASDVTLCGMVLLAGVAITFLVLILFLGSEQRTVSVAFQLEIDERFSRLQRRFNTQELKLDVVRRFFVNADDVTEKEFIGFVTPLVGEDEAYSWVPRILEKDLQAFRAKALLNGTSDFSYHEINPVTGERVPLTRRPEHWILLYLLKRDDVTIIPGMDVMSRPGRQALMSKARETRQIVVSEPLKMTNGQAGIFFVAPVFQGSSEVPLNDDDLQGFVVSTVRLASLMEQGIPLPSLQRLNVTLSLIDPQHQGEIIYQSEVTAAPSALYAQRLLKVADQNYLVQFRPSSTFLVANSYTLSISLFFVFGMGLTLLLTLMVYLLITQRARALSLVDERTRDLHLLNITDHLTGVYNRRHFEELMERLLVEAIAQHRPLSLITFDVDHFKQINDRWGHQCGDNVLKSLCTQICSATRKTDLLCRTGGEEFALICPDTELNDTRLLAEKLRTLISTVPFEDIGQVTCSFGVATWIPLESFDSFIRRADTAMYSAKSNGRDQVQLADMN encoded by the coding sequence ATGTCTATTCGTCAGAACGCACTCAAAGCATCAGACGTGACCCTTTGCGGTATGGTGCTCCTGGCTGGGGTGGCCATTACGTTCTTGGTGCTGATACTGTTCTTAGGATCAGAGCAGCGTACAGTTAGCGTCGCTTTTCAACTTGAAATCGACGAAAGATTCAGTCGACTGCAGCGACGCTTTAATACTCAGGAATTGAAACTGGACGTGGTGAGGCGCTTCTTTGTCAACGCCGACGATGTCACTGAAAAGGAATTTATTGGGTTCGTTACGCCTCTCGTTGGAGAGGACGAAGCCTATAGCTGGGTACCCCGGATTCTTGAGAAGGATCTCCAGGCGTTTCGCGCTAAAGCGCTTCTCAACGGCACCAGTGACTTTTCATATCATGAAATCAATCCCGTCACCGGCGAAAGAGTCCCCCTCACCCGTCGGCCGGAACACTGGATATTGCTCTATTTATTGAAGCGCGATGACGTAACGATCATACCTGGCATGGACGTCATGAGTCGTCCGGGGCGCCAGGCCTTGATGAGCAAGGCACGAGAAACACGTCAAATAGTGGTGTCGGAACCGTTGAAAATGACCAATGGACAGGCGGGAATTTTCTTTGTCGCACCTGTATTCCAGGGGTCCTCTGAGGTTCCATTGAACGATGATGATTTGCAGGGTTTCGTGGTCTCCACCGTACGCCTGGCTTCTTTGATGGAACAAGGGATTCCGTTGCCAAGTCTGCAACGACTGAACGTGACGCTTTCATTAATCGACCCGCAGCATCAAGGGGAAATCATCTATCAGAGTGAGGTCACCGCTGCCCCTTCAGCGCTTTATGCGCAGCGGCTGCTGAAAGTTGCCGACCAAAATTACTTAGTCCAGTTCAGACCCAGCTCAACCTTTCTAGTCGCCAACAGCTACACACTGTCTATCAGCCTGTTTTTTGTGTTCGGAATGGGGTTGACGCTGCTATTGACCTTGATGGTGTACTTACTGATTACGCAGCGCGCCCGTGCGCTCTCGCTGGTTGATGAGCGCACGCGCGACTTGCATTTATTGAACATTACCGATCACCTGACCGGTGTCTACAACCGCCGACACTTCGAAGAGTTGATGGAGCGCCTGCTCGTCGAGGCTATCGCGCAACACCGTCCTCTGTCGCTGATCACGTTTGACGTCGATCACTTCAAACAAATTAACGACCGCTGGGGCCATCAGTGTGGTGATAACGTTCTGAAGTCGTTATGCACACAAATATGTTCAGCTACGCGCAAAACCGATCTGCTGTGCAGAACTGGCGGAGAAGAATTTGCTCTGATTTGCCCGGATACTGAGCTGAACGATACAAGGCTGCTCGCAGAAAAGCTTCGCACCCTGATAAGTACCGTGCCGTTTGAAGATATTGGACAGGTGACTTGTAGCTTCGGTGTTGCAACATGGATTCCATTAGAATCGTTTGACTCCTTCATTCGGCGGGCCGATACCGCGATGTACAGTGCTAAATCAAATGGTAGAGATCAAGTCCAACTTGCAGATATGAATTAG